One genomic region from Epinephelus fuscoguttatus linkage group LG8, E.fuscoguttatus.final_Chr_v1 encodes:
- the LOC125893619 gene encoding uncharacterized protein LOC125893619 translates to MAVLDKKILILWGFMFLLAGAVGQSVNYSHPVCAMKGSTVNLPCTFETLESYTENGKKVLITINRVVWCPNHLICQGSTPSVYDSESNNNNPRYRYLGDKKGNCTLQITNLQEEDNAIFRFRVETNHAKATFAGKPGVKVNVTENIQMMIKTESDREVEERQRGERLTLKCSATCTFHQLEVTWFRYGNALPETGPTLQLGPLAAKDSGNYTCGLKNNNHTLSEPYSLHVKDEEEAADVNLPLIAGVVVGVLLAFFTLVLVLCIIKRKRAAAAADQLQPSVEGEQKRPDIIYSDIQHPAEREPQEDISYAAVQFKQKNQARPAEEAEDGVIYSSVASRG, encoded by the exons GTGCTGTGGGTCAGAGTGTGAACTATTCACATCCTGTTTGTGCCATGAAAGGATCGACTGTCAACCTCCCCTGCACCTTCGAAACACTGGAGTCTTACACTGagaatggaaaaaaagttttgataaCGATCAACAGAGTCGTCTGGTGCCCGAACCATTTGATTTGTCAGGGCAGCACTCCGTCTGTGTACGACAGTgaatcaaacaacaacaaccctcGTTACAGATACCTGGGAGACAAGAAAGGAAACTGCACTTTACAGATCACCAATTTACAGGAGGAAGATAACGCAATTTTTCGCTTCAGAGTGGAAACTAATCACGCCAAAGCAACATTTGCTGGCAAACCAGGAGTGAAGGTCAATGTAACTG aaaatattcagatgatgataaagacagagagcgacagagaggtggaggaaaGACAAAGAGGGGAAAGACTCACACTGAAATGCAGTGCAACGTGCACCTTCCACCAACTGGAGGTCACCTGGTTTAGATATGGCAACGCCCTCCCAGAGACTGGCCCCACCCTCCAGCTTGGCCCTCTGGCTGCAAAGGATTCTGGGAACTACACCTGTGGCTTGAAGAACAACAACCACACACTCTCCGAGCCGTACAGCCTGCACGTGAAGGATGAAGAAGAAG cagcagatgttAACCTGCCTCTGATCGCTGGTGTGGTGGTTGGTGTCCTGCTGGCTTTCTTCACTCTCGTTCTGGTTCTCTGCATCATCAAAAG GAAACGGGCAGCCGCAGCAGCAGATCAGCTTCAGCCATCTGTGGAAGGCGAACAAAAG cgTCCTGATATCATCTACAGTGACATCCAGCACCCTGCTGAGCGGGAACCACAGGAGGACATCAGCTACGCCGCCGTCCAGTTCAAACAGAAGAACCAGGCCAG GCCAGCAGAAGAGGCGGAGGACGGTGTCATCTACAGCTCTGTGGCCAGCAGAGGCTGA